The Oncorhynchus masou masou isolate Uvic2021 chromosome 6, UVic_Omas_1.1, whole genome shotgun sequence genome has a window encoding:
- the LOC135542656 gene encoding uncharacterized protein LOC135542656, whose protein sequence is MSQGSEPQSVSYRNRYCFRMRSTVVLLVLLFCLSGAWTQKESGGVRESDITQQGHSAGRESRVREVQMESQMTDASEKTNKQTTISPDIWTEMKELRDIVHNLGTTVVEQSEKLRNMEVRATASEAEAKEQRNTVTDLRVALMVTKNKVEEVEKENADLTAGLSGSKSQVEELQTKNAAQAVELSAMGDRVTASEAENAALETRLSASESQVEELKRTTADRPKVAFSAGLTDSGTVGPFVAETTLVYTKIFSNIGKAYNPATGVFTAPVRGLYYISFTAMSVQTSFYFYAYMYKNGQKIMYSQGYNAGGYETLSNGVSLELEEGDVVYMRIPASNQLYDNSNNHNIFSGFLLFTV, encoded by the exons ATGAGTCAGGGGTCTGAGCCTCAAAGTGTATCATATCGGAACAGGTATTGTTTCAGAATGAGGAGTACTGTTGTTCTGCTGgtgttgttgttctgtctgtctggggcatggactcagaAGGAGAGTGGAGGGGTCCGAGAGAGTGACATCACTCAACAGGGACAcagtgcagggagagagagcagggtgagAGAGGTTCAGATGGAGAGCCAAATGACTGAcgcttcagagaaaaccaacaaACAGACGACCATCTCGCCTGACATCTGGACTGAGATGAAGGAGCTGAGAGACATAGTGCACAACCTGGGAACCACTGTGGTGGAGCAGAGCGAGAAGCTGAGGAACATGGAGGTCAGAGCGACAGCCAGTGAGGCTGAGGCAAAGGAGCAGAGAAACACAGTGACCGATCTTAGGGTGGCGCTGATGGTCACCAAGAATAAAGTGGAGGAAGTGGAGAAAGAGAATGCAG ACCTGACCGCTGGATTGAGTGGCAGTAAGAGCCAGGTGGAGGAGCTGCAGACAAAGAATGCAG CCCAAGCTGTTGAACTATCAGCCATGGGGGACAGAGTGACAGCCAGTGAGGCTGAGAATGCAG CCTTGGAGACCAGACTGAGTGCTAGTGAGAGccaggtggaggagctgaagagaACAACTGCAG ACAGGCCAAAGGTGGCCTTTTCTGCTGGTTTGACTGATTCAGGAACTGTTGGACCCTTTGTTGCTGAAACCACACTGGTATACACCAAAATCTTCTCAAACATTGGCAAGGCCTACAACCCAGCTACAG GTGTCTTCACAGCACCAGTGAGAGGACTCTACTACATTAGCTTCACTGCCATGAGTGTCCAGACCTCGTTTTACTTTTATGCATACATGTATAAGAATGGACAGAAAATCATGTATAGTCAGGGATATAATGCTGGCGGTTATGAGACACTGTCTAATGGAGTCAGTCTAGAGCTGGAGGAGGGAGACGTGGTGTACATGCGCATCCCTGCAAGCAACCAGCTCTATGATAACTCAAATAATCACAACATCTTCAGTGGCTTCCTGCTCTTCACAGTGTGA